The DNA region ACTTCCAAAGACTGCTGAAAGGCTTGTACCCTGACTCTACCTAGTATCAAGGGTGAGGTTTCTCAAAGTATTATCTGGGACTATCTGTCATAGACTGACTTCTGAagatacttattaaaaatataaaatctcacaAATGTAATTTTGAGCAAAGAAAAGCCAGACACACAAAATCAGAAAAGAGAGGACAGTACTACCaagtttacaaaaataaaaagtattataaaacagTACTAtgagcaactgtatgccaacaaattggttAACCTAGAtgtaatggacaaattcctagaaatgtacaacctaccaggactgaatcatgaagaaacagaaaatatgaacagacctaactagtaaggagattgaatgagtaattttttaaaaacctcccaacaaagaaaatcccaggaccagatggcttcactagtgaattctaccaaatgtttaaagaaaagttaacactaatcgttctcaaactcttcccaaaaattgaagaggagggaatacttcccaactcattctatgaggccaatattatcctgataccaagGTCAGAAAAGgatagtacagttgacccttgaacagcacaggGGTTAGGGGAACCAACCCCCGTGCAGTCGAAAATCTCCGTATAACTTTATAGTCGGCCCTTTGTATCCATgattctgcatccacagattcaaccaagcTCAAGTGTAggactgtagtatgtatttattgaataaaatccTAGTAGAAATGGAGGCACATAGTTCAAACCCGTATTGTTCAAGCGTCAAtggtacatgaaaagaaaactacgGACCAATGTCCTATatgaattgttttttttatttattttatttatttattttggtcttagttgcagcaggcgggctccttacttgcggctcgccagctcctttagttgcagcacgtgtgcTACTTAATTGCAgcacgtgtgctccttagttgcggctcatgggctccttagttgtggcatgcatgtgggatctagttccctgaccagggatcgaacccatctcccttgcattggaaggcagattcttaactactacaccaccagggaagtcccccatatgaatattgatgcaacaattctgaacaaaatactagcaaacagaattcaacagcacataaAGAGAATTTTACAtcatgactaagtgggatttattccttgaacgcaagggtggttcaacatatgaaaatcaatcaatgtaataaaccacattaacagaatgaaggggaaaaaacacaGTTACCTCAATCAatccagaaaaagcatttgacaaaattcaacaccctttcagataaaaacacttaacaaactaggaatagaagaaaagtacctcaacataataaaaaccatatgtgaaaagcccacagccaacatcatactcaatggtttGAGCCTGAAAAtctttcctctaagattaggaacacaAAAGGATGCCTGCTTTCACTACTCCTCttcagcatagtactggaagccctagccaaaacagttaggcaagaaaagaaatgaaaggaatatgagctggaaaggaagaagaaaaattatctcTGCTCCCAGAatacatgatcttatatgtaaaaaaatcctgcagacaacacacacacacacaattgttagaactaataaactaattcagcagagttgcaggatacaaatccACACACAAAACTTagctgtggggacttccctggtggcgcagtggttaagaatctgcctgccaatgcaggggacatgggttcgatccctggtctgggaagatcccacatgccgcagagcaactaagtccatgcgccacaactactgagcctacgctctagagtccgcaagccacaactactgaagcccgcgtgccacaactactgaagcccgcaagcctagagcccgtgctccacaagagaagccaccacaatgagaaacctgtgcaccacaacaaagagtagcccctgatcaccccaactagagaaagcccacaggcagcagtgaagacccaacgcagccataaataaataaataaataaaagaatctgcctaccaatgcaggggacacaggttcgatccctggtccaagaagatcccacatgccatggagcaactaagcccatgcagtgcaattactgaccctgcactctagagcccgcatgccacaactactaaaggccgcgcgcttagagcccgtgctccgcaacaagagaagccactgcagtgagaagcctgtgcaccgcaacgaagacccaatgcagccaaaaataaataaatttattttaaaaaaaaaacttagttgtGTTTCTATCCACTAACagtaaacaatctgaaaaagaaattaagaaagcaactctatttacagcagcattaaaaaaaaataaaataggaataaacaaCCAAGGAGGTAGAAGacttgtacactggaaactacaaAGTGTtgttcaaagaaatttaaaaagatgcaaataaatggaaagacatcctgtgttcatggattggaattcttaatattgttaagatgtcaatattaCCCAAAGTGGTCTACAGAGTCcgcgcaatccctatcaaaatcccgacaacattttttttttacagaagtcagaaaatccatcctaaaattcatatggaatctcaagagATGCTGAATAGACAAAATAGTCttgcaaaagaacaaagttggaaatcttacacttcctgatttcaaaacttactacaaagctacagtaatccaaatagtgtggtactggcataaagacagacatatgaaccaatggaatagaatagagagcccagaaataaacctgtgtgtgtgcatacaaaTGATTTTCGATAAGGgtgtcaagaccattcaatggggaaagaacagtcttttcaacaaatggtgctgagaaaactggataaccacatgcagaagaatgaagtggACTCTTACCTTatgccatatataaaaattaactcaaaatgggtcaaagacctaaGCATAAAAGCTAAAGCTATTATGTTTTGTGTTAGACAAAAACATAggagagggacttctctggtggtccagtggttgggaatccgccttccagggcagggaacatgggttcggtccctggtcggggaactaggatcccacatgccgcggggcaactaggcccaggtgctgcaactagagagctcatgcgctctggagcccgcgtgccgcaactaggactcaacgcagccaaaaataaataaataaataaataaatacttaaaaaaaaaaataggagaaaagctTTGTGACAGTGGatttcttgttgattttttggatatgacaccaaaagcacaagcaataaaagaaaaattagataaattggactacatcaaaatttaaaacttttgtgcattgaaggacactatcaacagagtggaGAGGCAactcatggaatggaagaaaatatttgccaatcatataactgatgaggggttaatatccagaatgtaGAAGGAGctacaaaataacaacaaaaaaaaacaaacaacccaatcaaaaaatgggcaaagggcttgaataaacatttcttgatATACAAGtgaccaacaggtatatgaaaagatgctcaacatcactaatcattagggaaatgcaaattaaaacccctATAAGATATCCtgtcacacctattaggatggatattatcaaaaaacaaacaaacaaacaaaaataccacccagaaaataagtgttggcaaggctgtggagaaattggaacccttgcacactgttggtgggaatgtaaaatagtatagccactgtggaaaatagtatggttgttctttaaaaaattaaaaacagaattaccatttgatccagcaattctgcttctgggtatataaccaaaagatttgaaagtaggaacttgaagaaatatttgtacccccatgttcatagcagcattattcacaaaagccaaaaggtggaagcaacccaagcatCCACcaatggacgaatggataaaaaaaatgttatatacatacaatggaagattacttagctttaaaaaagaaataaattctgacacatactacaacatggatgaaccttgaagacattatgctaagtgaaattagccagtcacaaaaggacaaatactgtatgattccatttatatgagatacctaAAACAGTTAAATTCATACAGACatgaagtagaatggtggttgctagggcctaaggggaggaaggaatgtttaatggggacagtctcagttttgcaagaagaaaaaatttctgtagatggatggtgatgatggttgcacaacagtgtgaatgtacttaatatcactgaactgtacacttaaaaatggttaaaatgggggacttccctggtggcgcagtggttaagactctgcgctcccagtgcagggggcccgggttcgatccctggtcagggaactagatcccacatgcgtgccgcaactaagagttcacctgccacaactaaggagcccacgagctgcaactaaagagcccacgtgccacaactaaggagcccaactAGGGCGCCACCTGCCGCAACCAAGActcagtgcaaccaaataaataaataaatattttttaaaagatggttaaaatggtaaattgcacattacatatattttaccacaatttaaaaattttttaattaaaaatttaaaaacaaggtaCAAAAAAGTAtatgctatatgattccatttatttaaggtACAAAAATGAATCTGTGGTGTTAGATGTCAGGACAATGGTTAGTTACCCTTGGGAGAGGAGAATAACTGGAAAGAGGCATGAAGAGGCTTCGGGAGTCCTGgtgatgttctgtttcttgatctgggtgttaTGACATGGGTATATACATTTTGTGAAATTCTTTGAGCTATATATTTGTGATTTGTACAGTTTTCTATGTGAATGTTACACTTCCAAAAGATTCCAAAAACGTAATCATGAGCCCCACAGCAGACtatacagaatcagaatctctgaggatgGGACCTGGGGACCCTGCATTTTAAAGATCCCCCTTCCAAGTTTTTCTTAAGAACATTGGATGCTGCAAATCTTTGCTAAAGGAAGAGAATTAGGTAAAAATTTTTCCAGTGCCCTGGAGTTCTTCAATTGTACCCTAACAATAAACATTCCTTAGAAAAGAAATTCTTGATATTCTTGAGTCATTTACCTTCTCCTGTTAGGAAACTCCACGTCATCTTTCAGGTGCTGAGAAAGAGAACTAAAAATAGTTAACAGCATATGGAAATGTATAGTTTAATATATTAcacttaaaaatatgatttcttcTAATTTGTCAGACATACTGTGACTTAGGAGTATTTTATTGACGCCCTCTGAAAAATGGCAGGTGCTAGGACCTAGTGGAATTCAGGCAACTACAGTGGAATTCAGGCAACTAGGGTAGGAGGTGCACCCAGGGTGTGGTACAGTGCAAGCAAGTACAGAAAAGCCAGTTCTTCCACATGTAAACTACTTAGACTCCATTTCATCTCTCTCACACCACCTCCAAGATTTCAGCAGCCTTTACCCTTGCTTGGTAAACCGAAAGCATGTTTCTTGCAAAGGCTCTATTGGAAGGAGCAGATCAAGGTCAAGGTCTTGGACAAGCTCTTGGAGACCTTCTTGGAGGAGGCAgtcagagaagaggaggaggaggaaatattGGAGGGATAGTTGGAGGACTTGTGAATTTTATCAGTGAGGCTGCAGCTGCTCAGTATACCCCGGAACCACCACCCACTGAGCAGCATTTCACCAACGTGGAGGCCAACGAAAGTGAGGAAGTTAGGCGGTTTCGGCAACAATTTGCACAGCTGGCTGGACCAGACATGGAGGTAGGTGCCACTGACCTAATGAATATTCTCAACAAAGTCCTGTCTAAGCACAAGGATCTGAAGTCCGACGGCTTTAGTCTTGACACCTGCCGGAGCATCGTGTCCATCATGGACAATGACGCAACTGGAAAGCTGGGCTTCGAAGAATTTAAGTATTTCTGGAACAACATCAAGAAATGGCAGCGTATTTATAAGCAATATGACAGGGACCATTCTGGGTctctgggaagttctcagctGCGGGGGGCTCTGCAGGCAGCAGGCTTCCAGCTAAAGGAACAACTTTACCAAATGATTGTCCGCCGATATGCCGATGAGGATGGAAGTACGGATTTTAACAACTTCATCGGTTGCCTGGTTCGCCT from Balaenoptera musculus isolate JJ_BM4_2016_0621 chromosome 19, mBalMus1.pri.v3, whole genome shotgun sequence includes:
- the CAPNS2 gene encoding calpain small subunit 2, producing MFLAKALLEGADQGQGLGQALGDLLGGGSQRRGGGGNIGGIVGGLVNFISEAAAAQYTPEPPPTEQHFTNVEANESEEVRRFRQQFAQLAGPDMEVGATDLMNILNKVLSKHKDLKSDGFSLDTCRSIVSIMDNDATGKLGFEEFKYFWNNIKKWQRIYKQYDRDHSGSLGSSQLRGALQAAGFQLKEQLYQMIVRRYADEDGSTDFNNFIGCLVRLDAMFRAFKSLDRDADGLIQVSTQEWLQLTMYS